A single Salmo salar unplaced genomic scaffold, Ssal_v3.1, whole genome shotgun sequence DNA region contains:
- the LOC106585511 gene encoding uncharacterized protein isoform X5: MAYRGRKSSEFDKLQKENSQMRSVIENLRKQNMALNQQDDQDRFSSFGYQESYPIPEGHRGFISDARLLQMQRAEREAMEGKQRKISAIHENYVRTALIGVGSTFAHHFVPSIQCIPRPKAPPRPLPRRLEHIALAPLKNVVGVDGAQVRPGSHSLESIQVNKSFSSSSVRPVPVPPTGAPSKRGKKKKGRRGVKALKVQLDQGCADNNGPIDLMEEVRDIEAHLKEEAWKVVHEVKAMGRRSFGSAMSMGEIATSSLGSLSSVDMNTPAELRDYLDVGTPVKSRDSPPRPAPPPTKPRSKLPRPTRFLSLQKADTGSVHREIDVCCQPIDKKAASEPKGQIKKSQDQARLQPLSNPEQALTKTFKLLHSASDDWEKKIEGLTSLRVMAQNHMDILMPKLHDICLAIINEVKNLRSAVSCAAMATLGDMYVHLQRAMDSEVEGTARVLLHKASEANNFIRQAANFALGHMVQSCTPTRVMNALLVGGLSHRNAAASWSQYLEKRGHQWRLC; this comes from the exons ATGGCTTATCGAGGAAGAAAATCAAGTGAGTTTGACAAACTCCAGAAGGAGAACTCTCAGATGAGGAGCGTCATCGAAAACTTGAGGAAGCAAAACATGGCTTTAAACCAACAGGATGACCAGGACAGGTTTTCAAGTTTT GGCTATCAGGAGAGCTACCCAATCCCAGAGGGCCATCGGGGCTTCATCAGTGATGCCAGACTTCTGCAGAtgcagagagctgagagagaggccATGGAAGGAAAGCAAAGAAAGATAAGTGCTATCCATGAGAATTATGTCCGGACTGCTCTCATCGGGGTTGGCAGCACCTTCGCGCACCACTTCGTCCCCTCTATTCAGTGCATTCCGCGGCCGAAAGCTCCACCGAGGCCTTTGCCACGAAGGCTTGAACACATAGCTCTGGCCCCACTGAAGAACGTGGTGGGGGTGGACGGAGCCCAAGTTCGACCCGGATCTCACTCTCTGGAGTCCATCCAGGTAAATAAGTCATTCAGCAGCAGTAGCGTGCGGCCTGTTCCCGTCCCTCCCACTGGAGCTCCCTCCAAGAGGGGCAAGAAGAAGAAGGGCAGGCGGGGAGTCAAAGCCCTGAAAGTCCAGTTGGACCAGGGCTGTGCTGACAACAACGGACCCATTGACctgatggaggaggtgagggacaTCGAGGCTCACCTGAAGGAGGAGGCCTGGAAG GTGGTACATGAGGTGAAGGCCATGGGCAGGAGAAGTTTTGGCTCGGCCATGTCCATGGGGGAAATAGCCACCAGCTCTCTGGGAAGCCTGAGCTCAGTGGATATGAACACCCCTGCGGAGCTCCGTGACTACTTGGATGTTGGGACCCCGGTAAAGTCGCGTGACAGCCCACCCAGGCCTGCTCCCCCCCCTACCAAGCCCAGGAGCAAACTGCCTCGGCCTACAAGGTTCCTTAGCCTGCAAAAGGCTGACACCGGCTCAG ttcacAGAGAGATAGATGTCTGCTGTCAACCCATAGACAAGAAGGCAGCCAGTGAGCCAAAGGGCCAAATAAAGAAAAGTCAGGACCAGGCCAGATTGCAGCCCCTGTCCAACCCAGAGCAGGCCCTGACTAAGACCTTCAAGCTGCTCCACTCTGCCTCTGATGACTG GGAGAAGAAGATCGAGGGCTTGACCTCTCTCCGTGTGATGGCTCAGAACCACATGGACATACTGATGCCTAAACTCCATGATATCTGCCTTGCCATTATAAATGAG GTGAAGAACCTGCGCTCTGCAGTGTCCTGTGCTGCCATGGCCACACTGGGTGACATGTACGTTCACCTCCAGAGGGCCATGGACAGTGAGGTGGAGGGGACGGCACGCGTGCTGCTGCACAAAGCCAGCGAGGCCAACAACTTCATCCGGCAGGCCGCCAACTTTGCCCTGGGTCACATGGTGCAGAGCTGCACCCCTACCCGTGTCATGAATGCCCTGCTGGTCGGTGGGCTGag
- the LOC106599883 gene encoding TOG array regulator of axonemal microtubules protein 1-like isoform X3, giving the protein MNTPAELRDYLDVGTPVKSRDSPPRPAPPPTKPRSKLPRPTRFLSLQKADTGSDVCCQPIDKKAASEPKGQIKKSQDQARLQPLSNPEQALTKTFKLLHSASDDWEKKIEGLTSLRVMAQNHMDILMPKLHDICLAIINEVKNLRSAVSCAAMATLGDMYVHLQRAMDSEVEGTARVLLHKASEANNFIRQAANFALGHMVQSCTPTRVMNALLVGGLSHRNAAVRSCTAQHLERLAEVMGMARLLSGKKDLTDRFLIAVSKLAVDPAQEVRHHGRNILRNVAPNGDFAKMWDKFAPRKERESLREVISKVNLKERT; this is encoded by the exons ATGAACACCCCTGCGGAGCTCCGTGACTACTTGGATGTTGGGACCCCGGTAAAGTCGCGTGACAGCCCACCCAGGCCTGCTCCCCCCCCTACCAAGCCCAGGAGCAAACTGCCTCGGCCTACAAGGTTCCTTAGCCTGCAAAAGGCTGACACCGGCTCAG ATGTCTGCTGTCAACCCATAGACAAGAAGGCAGCCAGTGAGCCAAAGGGCCAAATAAAGAAAAGTCAGGACCAGGCCAGATTGCAGCCCCTGTCCAACCCAGAGCAGGCCCTGACTAAGACCTTCAAGCTGCTCCACTCTGCCTCTGATGACTG GGAGAAGAAGATCGAGGGCTTGACCTCTCTCCGTGTGATGGCTCAGAACCACATGGACATACTGATGCCTAAACTCCATGATATCTGCCTTGCCATTATAAATGAG GTGAAGAACCTGCGCTCTGCAGTGTCCTGTGCTGCCATGGCCACACTGGGTGACATGTACGTTCACCTCCAGAGGGCCATGGACAGTGAGGTGGAGGGGACGGCACGCGTGCTGCTGCACAAAGCCAGCGAGGCCAACAACTTCATCCGGCAGGCCGCCAACTTTGCCCTGGGTCACATGGTGCAGAGCTGCACCCCTACCCGTGTCATGAATGCCCTGCTGGTCGGTGGGCTGag CCACCGTAACGCTGCGGTGAGGAGCTGCACTGCTCAGCACCTGGAGAGACTGGCTGAGGTCATGGGGATGGCTCGTCTCCTGTCGGGGAAGAAAGACCTCACTGACCGTTTCTTGATTGCCGTCAGTAAACTGGCTGTGGACCCTGCACAGGAAGTCAG GCATCATGGTCGCAATATCTTGAGAAACGTGGCCCCCAATGGCGACTTTGCTAAAATGTGGGACAAATTCGCTCCGAGGAAAGAGCGAGAATCCTTGAGGGAGGTCATCTCAAAGGTTAACCTCAAAGAAAG gacctga
- the LOC106599883 gene encoding TOG array regulator of axonemal microtubules protein 1-like isoform X2, producing the protein MNTPAELRDYLDVGTPVKSRDSPPRPAPPPTKPRSKLPRPTRFLSLQKADTGSDVCCQPIDKKAASEPKGQIKKSQDQARLQPLSNPEQALTKTFKLLHSASDDWEKKIEGLTSLRVMAQNHMDILMPKLHDICLAIINEVKNLRSAVSCAAMATLGDMYVHLQRAMDSEVEGTARVLLHKASEANNFIRQAANFALGHMVQSCTPTRVMNALLVGGLSHRNAAVRSCTAQHLERLAEVMGMARLLSGKKDLTDRFLIAVSKLAVDPAQEVRHHGRNILRNVAPNGDFAKMWDKFAPRKERESLREVISKVNLKERNI; encoded by the exons ATGAACACCCCTGCGGAGCTCCGTGACTACTTGGATGTTGGGACCCCGGTAAAGTCGCGTGACAGCCCACCCAGGCCTGCTCCCCCCCCTACCAAGCCCAGGAGCAAACTGCCTCGGCCTACAAGGTTCCTTAGCCTGCAAAAGGCTGACACCGGCTCAG ATGTCTGCTGTCAACCCATAGACAAGAAGGCAGCCAGTGAGCCAAAGGGCCAAATAAAGAAAAGTCAGGACCAGGCCAGATTGCAGCCCCTGTCCAACCCAGAGCAGGCCCTGACTAAGACCTTCAAGCTGCTCCACTCTGCCTCTGATGACTG GGAGAAGAAGATCGAGGGCTTGACCTCTCTCCGTGTGATGGCTCAGAACCACATGGACATACTGATGCCTAAACTCCATGATATCTGCCTTGCCATTATAAATGAG GTGAAGAACCTGCGCTCTGCAGTGTCCTGTGCTGCCATGGCCACACTGGGTGACATGTACGTTCACCTCCAGAGGGCCATGGACAGTGAGGTGGAGGGGACGGCACGCGTGCTGCTGCACAAAGCCAGCGAGGCCAACAACTTCATCCGGCAGGCCGCCAACTTTGCCCTGGGTCACATGGTGCAGAGCTGCACCCCTACCCGTGTCATGAATGCCCTGCTGGTCGGTGGGCTGag CCACCGTAACGCTGCGGTGAGGAGCTGCACTGCTCAGCACCTGGAGAGACTGGCTGAGGTCATGGGGATGGCTCGTCTCCTGTCGGGGAAGAAAGACCTCACTGACCGTTTCTTGATTGCCGTCAGTAAACTGGCTGTGGACCCTGCACAGGAAGTCAG GCATCATGGTCGCAATATCTTGAGAAACGTGGCCCCCAATGGCGACTTTGCTAAAATGTGGGACAAATTCGCTCCGAGGAAAGAGCGAGAATCCTTGAGGGAGGTCATCTCAAAGGTTAACCTCAAAGAAAG GAATATCTGA
- the LOC106599883 gene encoding TOG array regulator of axonemal microtubules protein 1-like isoform X4: MNTPAELRDYLDVGTPVKSRDSPPRPAPPPTKPRSKLPRPTRFLSLQKADTGSDKKAASEPKGQIKKSQDQARLQPLSNPEQALTKTFKLLHSASDDWEKKIEGLTSLRVMAQNHMDILMPKLHDICLAIINEVKNLRSAVSCAAMATLGDMYVHLQRAMDSEVEGTARVLLHKASEANNFIRQAANFALGHMVQSCTPTRVMNALLVGGLSHRNAAVRSCTAQHLERLAEVMGMARLLSGKKDLTDRFLIAVSKLAVDPAQEVRHHGRNILRNVAPNGDFAKMWDKFAPRKERESLREVISKVNLKERYILSG; the protein is encoded by the exons ATGAACACCCCTGCGGAGCTCCGTGACTACTTGGATGTTGGGACCCCGGTAAAGTCGCGTGACAGCCCACCCAGGCCTGCTCCCCCCCCTACCAAGCCCAGGAGCAAACTGCCTCGGCCTACAAGGTTCCTTAGCCTGCAAAAGGCTGACACCGGCTCAG ACAAGAAGGCAGCCAGTGAGCCAAAGGGCCAAATAAAGAAAAGTCAGGACCAGGCCAGATTGCAGCCCCTGTCCAACCCAGAGCAGGCCCTGACTAAGACCTTCAAGCTGCTCCACTCTGCCTCTGATGACTG GGAGAAGAAGATCGAGGGCTTGACCTCTCTCCGTGTGATGGCTCAGAACCACATGGACATACTGATGCCTAAACTCCATGATATCTGCCTTGCCATTATAAATGAG GTGAAGAACCTGCGCTCTGCAGTGTCCTGTGCTGCCATGGCCACACTGGGTGACATGTACGTTCACCTCCAGAGGGCCATGGACAGTGAGGTGGAGGGGACGGCACGCGTGCTGCTGCACAAAGCCAGCGAGGCCAACAACTTCATCCGGCAGGCCGCCAACTTTGCCCTGGGTCACATGGTGCAGAGCTGCACCCCTACCCGTGTCATGAATGCCCTGCTGGTCGGTGGGCTGag CCACCGTAACGCTGCGGTGAGGAGCTGCACTGCTCAGCACCTGGAGAGACTGGCTGAGGTCATGGGGATGGCTCGTCTCCTGTCGGGGAAGAAAGACCTCACTGACCGTTTCTTGATTGCCGTCAGTAAACTGGCTGTGGACCCTGCACAGGAAGTCAG GCATCATGGTCGCAATATCTTGAGAAACGTGGCCCCCAATGGCGACTTTGCTAAAATGTGGGACAAATTCGCTCCGAGGAAAGAGCGAGAATCCTTGAGGGAGGTCATCTCAAAGGTTAACCTCAAAGAAAGGTACATTCTCTCTGGATGA
- the LOC106599883 gene encoding TOG array regulator of axonemal microtubules protein 1-like isoform X1 encodes MNTPAELRDYLDVGTPVKSRDSPPRPAPPPTKPRSKLPRPTRFLSLQKADTGSDVCCQPIDKKAASEPKGQIKKSQDQARLQPLSNPEQALTKTFKLLHSASDDWEKKIEGLTSLRVMAQNHMDILMPKLHDICLAIINEVKNLRSAVSCAAMATLGDMYVHLQRAMDSEVEGTARVLLHKASEANNFIRQAANFALGHMVQSCTPTRVMNALLVGGLSHRNAAVRSCTAQHLERLAEVMGMARLLSGKKDLTDRFLIAVSKLAVDPAQEVRHHGRNILRNVAPNGDFAKMWDKFAPRKERESLREVISKVNLKERYILSG; translated from the exons ATGAACACCCCTGCGGAGCTCCGTGACTACTTGGATGTTGGGACCCCGGTAAAGTCGCGTGACAGCCCACCCAGGCCTGCTCCCCCCCCTACCAAGCCCAGGAGCAAACTGCCTCGGCCTACAAGGTTCCTTAGCCTGCAAAAGGCTGACACCGGCTCAG ATGTCTGCTGTCAACCCATAGACAAGAAGGCAGCCAGTGAGCCAAAGGGCCAAATAAAGAAAAGTCAGGACCAGGCCAGATTGCAGCCCCTGTCCAACCCAGAGCAGGCCCTGACTAAGACCTTCAAGCTGCTCCACTCTGCCTCTGATGACTG GGAGAAGAAGATCGAGGGCTTGACCTCTCTCCGTGTGATGGCTCAGAACCACATGGACATACTGATGCCTAAACTCCATGATATCTGCCTTGCCATTATAAATGAG GTGAAGAACCTGCGCTCTGCAGTGTCCTGTGCTGCCATGGCCACACTGGGTGACATGTACGTTCACCTCCAGAGGGCCATGGACAGTGAGGTGGAGGGGACGGCACGCGTGCTGCTGCACAAAGCCAGCGAGGCCAACAACTTCATCCGGCAGGCCGCCAACTTTGCCCTGGGTCACATGGTGCAGAGCTGCACCCCTACCCGTGTCATGAATGCCCTGCTGGTCGGTGGGCTGag CCACCGTAACGCTGCGGTGAGGAGCTGCACTGCTCAGCACCTGGAGAGACTGGCTGAGGTCATGGGGATGGCTCGTCTCCTGTCGGGGAAGAAAGACCTCACTGACCGTTTCTTGATTGCCGTCAGTAAACTGGCTGTGGACCCTGCACAGGAAGTCAG GCATCATGGTCGCAATATCTTGAGAAACGTGGCCCCCAATGGCGACTTTGCTAAAATGTGGGACAAATTCGCTCCGAGGAAAGAGCGAGAATCCTTGAGGGAGGTCATCTCAAAGGTTAACCTCAAAGAAAGGTACATTCTCTCTGGATGA